The Theileria annulata chromosome 3, complete sequence, *** SEQUENCING IN PROGRESS *** genome has a segment encoding these proteins:
- a CDS encoding uncharacterized protein (note;~Tap-24g11.q1c.cand.60 - score = 57.35) → MSSQSGLNQTLYNNKRFVFRSNLNRLFSDTKKFPPSSNPCSKCILKKKPCICHIINSSVGSYVTEGIDSQIWYRTKRYEIDELNETKCMLNDLRNVLNDVDLEKWSTHTKLLDNTTLVIKHLADVLFLHTLYILKLNVNGRNESGVELVTNAWLKFYEILEVYKLVEYLKPNFKTEGGTLTSFHISECPGAFIASLNHNLKSKNYNGELKWYATSLNPYYEGNNHNVVLAEDILLKETYQNWLLGYDNSGNITKSSTADGSFNCQFDPNNQELLTSPLKFAEVVCALGLLRVGGCFIIKMFNLFEEPSMSIIALLSLCFKRLEVYKPFLSREANSEVYVICLDFNGITSILLSSLCKFVDKYSNNQNNVSIIPKEWIPAGFRAEFVDCAKMFAEIQFRSLRNALSLYKTVLNENPYYKEKREFANAFIKHFNIVPISPELRLVKRAQFGEYLISGKDTCSLGHLDKNYFSKFEERQGYHNLYNSLQKKRLENKASKDIYLQISDGDNVEEYGRSIREVVDFVNKSKVKLLENKADSGDRVELLLKLDEEVFESLLDDLKNQRYLKENWFGIGNMNCEDFKFSFFCNNDLLFYLIYLKSHCCSKIPLTTLQECLEKSSSYGEALTDLNSFPNSSTIHLAFIFKNFLNVNRYKYYLEITSNDFQQFPSISLLKCYNITGSILYNQMNHTSDGNSNSHVNSYPDNVNNVNGSNLFIFENIFELQTILNNFPGDGNVELCFEFNYYNLFNSNQSYKSLIGEILESNLKRNCDFIFCDLYNNVNYRELLYKELNTKYILVAQLIQALNCLNDNGDLVLRIFSMFTRFTVGILCCLSTVFDQVILYRPESVVNWSQELFVICKNYKDKDNSICRHFFQCLWDALALHHKTQQTLLQIIKPFHFTTIAKKLYDFNNLLLNNELCELLNKEAVIKEHLTGSKEFLNKFKLLDILYPNKLSDHSDVQLLKLQYMNETSCTVNNFKRKMTHSPQVTESESESNSPIWSDDNLDDDFN, encoded by the exons atgtcATCACAATCAGGATTAAATCAGACTCTATACAATAACAAGAGATTTGTGTTCAGAAGTAATTTGAATAGGTTATTTTCCGATACTAAAAAATTTCCACCCAGTTCAAACCCCTGTTCCAAATGTATTCTTAAAAAAAAACCCTGCATCTGTCATATTATCAATTCTTCTGTTGGAAG TTATGTAACTGAGGGAATAGATTCTCAAATTTGGTATAGAACCAAGAGATACGAAATTGATGAGTTAAACGAGACTAAATGTATGCTAAATGACTTGAGAAATGTGTTAAATGACGTTGACTTGGAAAAGTGGTCGACACATACGAAATTACTTGATAATACGACATTAGTCATTAAACATTTAGCTGATGTACTCTTTCTACATACCTTATATATA cTGAAACTGAATGTTAACGGAAGAAATGAGTCGGGAGTTGAGCTGGTCACAAACGCGTGGCTGAAATTCTATGAGATTTTGGAAGTGTATAAATTAGTAGAATATCTGAAACCgaattttaaaactgaGGGTGGAACTTTGACTTCATTTCATATCTCCGAATGCCCAGGCGCATTTATCGCCTCTCTAAACCACAATTTAAAGTCtaaaaatt ATAATGGAGAGTTGAAATGGTACGCCACTTCACTAAACCCGTATTATGAAGGCAATAATCACAATGTCGTGCTTGCAGAGGATATTCTGCTGAAAGAAACGTACCAAAACTGGCTCCTGGGCTATGATAATTCAGGAAACATAACAAAATCAT CCACAGCCGACGGCTCATTTAACTGTCAATTCGATCCAAATAACCAGGAATTATTAACTTCCCCCTTAAAATTCGCAGA AGTTGTATGCGCACTTGGATTGTTGAGGGTGGGTGGGTGTTTCATTATTAAGATGTTCAACTTGTTTGAGGAGCCCTCAATGTCAATTATCGCACTTTTAAGTCTCTGCTTTAAAAGGCTGGAAGTGTACAAACCATTCCTGTCAAGAGAAGCAAACTCCGAAGTTTATGTCATCTGCCTCGATTTCAACGGAATCACCTCAATTTTGTTATCCTCACTTTGTAAATTCGTGGATAAGTATTCAAACAACCAAA ATAATGTGAGTATAATACCAAAAGAATGGATACCGGCAGGATTTAGAGCCGAGTTTGTCGACTGCGCGAAGATGTTTGCTGAGATCCAGTTCAGGAGTCTGAGAAACGCGTTGTCGTTGTACAAAACGGTGTTAAACGAGAACCCATACTATAAGGAGAAGCGTGAATTTGCAAACGCCTTCATTAAGCATTTTAACATTGTGCCAATTAGCCCAGAGCTTAGACTAGTGAAGAGAGCTCAGTTCGGAGAGTACTTGATTTCAGGCAAAGATACTTGCTCCTTGGGACACTTGGATAAAAACTACTTTTCAAAGTTTGAGGAACGCCAGGGGTACCACAACTTATATAATTCACTTCAAAAAAAGAGATTAGAAAACAAAGCTTCCAAAGATATTTATCTGCAAATAAGTGATGGAGATAATGTGGAAGAGTATGGTAGGTCGATCAGGGAAGTTGTTGACTTTGTGAATAAGTCTAAGGTTAAGTTACTGGAAAATAAAGCAGATTCTGGTGATAGAGTGGAATTGCTATTAAAGCTTGATGAGGAGGTGTTTGAAAGTTTGTTGGATGATTTAAAGAACCAGAGATATTTGAAGGAGAATTGGTTTGGAATCGGGAACATGAACTGTGAGGATTTTAAGTTTAGTTTCTTCTGCAACAATGACCTTCTGTTCTACTTAATATATCTAAAATCCCACTGTTGCAGTAAAATACCGCTAACGACTCTTCAGGAATGTTTAGAAAAATCCTCATCATACGGTGAGGCCTTGACTGACTTAAATTCGTTTCCCAACTCCTCCACAATTCATTTGGCCTTTATTTTCAAGAATTTTCTAAATGTTAACCGgtacaaatattatttggaGATTACTTCCAACGATTTTCAGCAGTTTCCATCCATTTCACTACTAAAATGCTATAACATTACCGGCTCAATTCTATACAACCAAATGAATCATACTTCTGACGGTAATTCCAATTCTCACGTTAATTCTTATCCTGACAATGTAAACAACGTTAATGGCtcaaatttgtttattttcGAGAATATATTCGAGCTCCAAACcatattgaataattttcCCGGCGACGGAAATGTCGAGTTGTGCTTCGAATTTAATTACTATAATCTATTCAATTCCAACCAGTCATATAAATCACTC ATTGGAGAAATTTTGGAGTCCAACTTGAAGAGGAACTGCGATTTCATCTTTTGTGACCTCTACAACAATGTGAATTATAGGGAACTGCTGTATAAGGAATTAAACACCAAATATATCCTAGTGGCACAATTAATTCAG GCGTTGAATTGCTTAAATGATAACGGCGATTTGGTGTTGAGGATTTTTAGCATGTTTACGAGGTTCACAGTTGGGATTTTGTGTTGCCTGTCAACTGTTTTTGATCaagttattttatacaGGCCTGAATCAGTTGTTAACTGGTCTCAGGAACTTTTCGTCATTTGTAAAAACTACAAGGACAAGGACAACTCGATTTGTAGACACTTTTTCCAGTGCCTTTGGGACGCTTTAGCTCTACACCATAAAACTCAACAAACTCTACTTCAAATCATCAAACCCTTCCATTTCACAACAATCGCAAA AAAGCTgtatgattttaataatttattgttgAATAATGAACTTTGTGAACTGTTAAACAAAGAAGCTGTAATTAAAGAGCATTTAACAGGCTCTAaggaatttttaaataaatttaaattattggaCATTTTGTATCCAAACAAATTATCAGATCATAGCGATGTACAACTACTCAAACTCCAATACATG AATGAGACGAGTTGTACcgttaataatttcaagaGGAAAATGACCCATTCTCCCCAAGTTACTGAAAGCGAATCAGAGTCGAACTCACCAATCTGGTCTGACGATAATCTTGATgatgattttaattaa
- a CDS encoding uncharacterized protein (note;~Tap-24g11.q1c.C.cand.200 - score = 16.47;~Tap-24g11.q1c.C.cand.199 - score = 8.31) yields MLMYNKNHLLRICRAFAVSSRKPSKAKKPDSTEEILEQLQQYDTPLTSTIVSSDSDTSDWKPSKNEPKPGFVIPTKFRIGLNQKISQQDIITSFITNGYCRNIKYSRDTDWNYTYTDFSGLRYPTLDTSRNRNYWKESRPIIKEFSLLHYIKRNKLCNVEDKRIDLAEQRLQIKEASYRDNVGYIHTSNEQEDHELEYKGDKDTADWVYRQSVIAESMNSFPYPSTR; encoded by the exons atgttgatgtataataaaaatcaCCTTTTGAGAATATGTAGAGCTTTTGCGGTTTCTAGTAGAAAACCTTCCAAAGCTAAAAAACCAGATTCCACTGAGGAAATACTTGAACAACTCCAACAATATGATACTCCACTCACATCAAC TATTGTCAGTAGTGACTCTGACACATCTGATTGGAAACCATCAAAAAATGAGCCGAAACCAGGATTTGTAATCCCTACCAAGTTTAGAATCGGCCTTAACCAAAAGATATCTCAGCAGGATAT tataacTAGTTTCATAACTAATGGATATTGTAGGAACATAAAGTACAGTAGAGATACTGACTGGAACTATACTTATACAGACTTCAGTGGCTTGAGATACCCAACCTTGGACACTTCAAGAAATAGAAATTACTGGAAG GAAAGTAGACCC ATAATAAAGGAATTCAGCCTACTGCACTACATTAAGAGAAATAA GCTTTGTAATGTTGAAGATAAGAGGATCGATTTGGCTGAGCAAAGATTACAAATTAAGGAGGCTTCATACAGAGATAATGTGGGATACATACATACATCCAATGAACAAGAAGACCATGAATTGGAATATAAAG GAGATAAGGATACAGCTGATTGGGTGTATAGACAATCTGTAATAGCGGAATCAATGAATTCATTTCCATATCCATCAACTAGGTAA
- a CDS encoding uncharacterized protein (note;~Tap-24g11.q1c.cand.61 - score = 32.80;~2 probable transmembrane helices predicted for TA05495 by TMHMM2.0 at aa 5-27 and 241-260;~Signal peptide predicted for TA05495 by SignalP 2.0 HMM (Signal peptide probability 0.946, signal anchor probability 0.000) with cleavage site probability 0.559 between residues 24 and 25) produces MGVGIINLLILFGFLLNSTKFVGALYGRSNVAVDSLNYDPNLLSLLQMEQSLDLEDDDDLDYFKSSFLEHSSKQSSVLQNDWDEESFLEEEDLDADAWQDSEESLLQEDDSDAFDDSFLEDESTQESSDKMASDDDWDLGESLLQTGAYYGKSVASPSTFGSLIQLHNYETDPMNFLQDETLLLMSDEDQGDMDLGDEGKKGNVKAFVLKSDNDEVDNEVGELLDESRYEKLMSTLWAYKVWLAVVVVLLVIALVVKFFFYDRFKKFKADVSNRFENMNKVFVEKFNGVFRKSQTQTQAEETPLLSA; encoded by the exons ATGGGAGTTGGAATAATTAaccttttaattttgtttggatttttattaaattcgACAAAGTTTGTTGGAGCTCTCTATGGGCGTTCAAATGTAGCTGTTGACTCCCTGAACTATGATCCTAATCTGCTCTCGTTACTACAGATGGAGCAAAGCTTGGATCTCGAAGATGATGACGATTTAGACTATTTTAAGTCCAGTTTCCTAGAACATTCGTCTAAACAAAGTTCTGTGCTGCAGAATGACTGGGACGAGGAATCATTTCTGGAAGAGGAGGACTTGGACGCAGATGCGTGGCAAGATTCAGAAGAGTCCTTGCTCCAGGAAGATGATTCTGATGCTTTCGATGACTCATTCCTCGAAGATGAATCTACGCAAGAGTCTTCAGATAAAATGGCATCTGACGATGACTGGGATTTGGGAGAATCATTACTACAAACCGGAGCTTATTATGGCAAATCCGTAGCATCTCCTTCCACATTTGGAAGCTTGATACAGCTACACAACTACGAAACCGATCCCATGAATTTCCTACAAGATGAAACGCTGTTGTTAATGAGTGACGAAGATCAGGGCGATATGGACCTTGGAGATGAGGGTAAGAAGGGAAATGTAAAGGCGTTTGTACTCAAAAGCGATAATGACGAGGTTGACAATGAAGTTGGCGAACTTCTCGATGAGTCAAGAT aTGAAAAGTTGATGTCAACTCTTTGGGCTTATAAAGTTTGGCTTGCAGTTGTAGttgtattattagttatcGCTTTGGTCGTCAAGTTCTTTTTCTACGACCGTTTCAAGAAGTTCAAAGCCGACGTTTCAAACAGGTTCGAGAACATGAACAAGGTCTTCGTCGAGAAGTTCAATGGAGTCTTTAGAAAAAGTCAAACCCAAACTCAAGCTGAAGAAACTCCGCTTCTGAGTGCCTAA
- a CDS encoding adenylyl-cyclase-associated protein, putative (note;~Tap-24g11.q1c.cand.62 - score = 10.83) → MALRTFEVKGEVWTVCGYNDEEVDLSNVGKNQSCTICESNNVKVKMPEKMVSLSLIACKNVEVFVNSLISGMELTNCQNVKVRVKTNLPSCSIDKCQQVGFWITKENASTIMFSSCKSGDMNVNVNRNTSGNPEEDDWVEQPLHEQFEHTLNDKLKVVTKPSSLYA, encoded by the exons ATGGCTCTTA GAACGTTTGAAGTTAAGGGTGAGGTGTGGACTGTTTGTGGATACAATGATGAAGAGGTCGACTTGTCAAATGTTGGAAAGAATCAGAGCTGTACTATATGTGAGAGCAATAACGTGAAGGTTAAAATGCCTGAAAAGATGGTTTCCTTATCCCTAATTGCCTGCAAGAATGTTGAGGTTTTTGTGAATTCCTTGATTTCGGGTATGGAACTCACAAACTGTCAAAACGTTAAGGTCAGGGTTAAGACAAATTTGCCCAGCTGTTCAATTGACAAGTGTCAACAAGTTGGTTTCTGGATCACCAAGGAGAACGCCTCTACTATAATGTTCAGTTCTTGCAAATCTGGCGATATGAATGTAAACGTTAACAGGAACACTTCAGGGAATCCTGAAGAGGATGATTGGGTTGAGCAGCCTCTTCATGAACAGTTTGAACATACTCTTAACGATAAGCTTAAAGTTGTCACCAAACCGTCTTCTCTTTACGcttaa
- a CDS encoding uncharacterized protein (note;~Tap-24g11.q1c.C.cand.198 - score = 16.12;~1 probable transmembrane helix predicted for TA05505 by TMHMM2.0 at aa 60-82), with protein sequence MNGVDLMEWDGYIYNVEGEKCLTYRSRDENLYDYVNEPDSVFVNHQLIKCLSKKELFVRILLYLPLFLAPIFVPLFMDVLYVSERMTMEFENMTLPELKAVLSKNKLDTTGKRADLLSRLSNYFKKNNQENSNQASKNSKSKAGTKPSNNDANNSSADSVNGVDSVNTMESSKKSDNKQEKSTSKPQNLSEGKEVTKMSMEERLLLRAKRFNLETKPSSGVKAVKLVLKEDPEALKKRSERFFHTIIN encoded by the exons ATGAATGGTGTAGATTTAATGGAATGGGACggatatatatataatgtagAGGGCGAAAAATGCCTGACTTATCGCAGTAGAGACGAGAACTTGTACGATTATGTCAATGAACCTGATTCTGTGTTCGTAAATCATCAACTAATAAAGTGCTTGAGCAAAAAGGAGCTTTTCGTTAGAATTTTGTTATACCTTCCACTATTCTTGGCGCCAAT TTTTGTGCCTCTATTTATGGATGTTTTGTATGTTTCTGAAAGAATGACCATGGAGTTCGAAAACATGACACTTCCCGAACTAAAAGCAGTGTTgtcaaaaaataaactcGATACCACAGGGAAAaga GCGGATCTACTTTCAAGACTTTCAAACTATTTTAAGAAAAATAACCAGGAAAATTCAAACCAAGCCTCTAAAAACTCAAAATCAAAAGCTGGAACGAAACCTTCAAATAACGACGCTAATAATTCCTCTGCAGACTCTGTTAACGGCGTTGACTCCGTAAATACAATGGAATCCTCTAAAAAATCTGACAATAAACAAGAAAAATCCACCTCTAAACCACAAAACTTATCTGAAG GAAAAGAAGTAACGAAGATGTCGATGGAGGAGCGACTCTTACTAAGAGCAAAGAGATTTAACCTCGAAACAAAGCCTAGTTCAGGTGTAAAGGCAGTGAAACTGGTCTTAAAAGAAGATCCGGAAGCACTTAAAAAAAGAAGTGAAAGGTTTTTTCAcactataattaattaa
- a CDS encoding uncharacterized protein (note;~Tap-24g11.q1c.C.cand.197 - score = 21.66;~Apicoplast targetting peptide predicted by the PlasmoAP tool;~1 probable transmembrane helix predicted for TA05510 by TMHMM2.0 at aa 7-29;~Signal peptide predicted for TA05510 by SignalP 2.0 HMM (Signal peptide probability 0.941, signal anchor probability 0.011) with cleavage site probability 0.372 between residues 25 and 26) — MIKAHVAICTLILTNIYTTLLTAAAQTFTKSHYEQKYNTKLEKLKPDEVIHEPLKKFAHGSCQRTYPQLKDIYNTILKYDPDIFFFTGDNFYTEMNCCDERCIERGYLKMINFPPFQEFKKKIKKFDGVYDDHDYGINDGDATFKFKEFAQQTILDFFEKPKDHYRRKRKGVYFSLSYIDPENPNNHVKIIALDLRYHRGCMYNCICQLCGLTYIQSRLIMLRRFFNYTFGIGCKHDADVLGEEQWKWFESQLVDSEARSHVIVSSFQVFTHHPMGESWGHFPVSKKRLLDLVEATRPRKPVFISGDVHFAELFEKYVPQGLVEFTSSSLTHSVMTHNYLATVLAYPVYLRLKEYIYRNNNFGALEFNYNQQNGNSSYKKLF, encoded by the exons ATGATTAAAGCTCATGTGGCCATTTGTACcctaattttaacaaaCATCTACACAACACTGCTCACAGCAGCGGCACAAACATTCACGAAATCACACTAtgaacaaaaatataacaCTAAGCTGGAAAAATTAAAGCCAGATGAAGTGATACACGAGCCTCTAAAAAAATTCGCTCACGGCAGCTGTCAAAGAACATATCCACAGCTCAAGGATATATACAATACCATACTCAAATACGATCCTGACATCTTCTTCTTTACGGGAGATAATTTTTACACAG AAATGAACTGTTGCGACGAGAGGTGTATTGAAAGAGGCTACTTAAAGATGATAAACTTTCCGCCCTTCCaagaatttaaaaagaAAATCAAGAAATTCGACGGCGTTTACGACGATCATGATTATG GAATAAATGATGGAGATGcaacttttaaatttaaagaattcGCTCAGCAGACAATATTAGATTTTTTCGAAAAGCCGAAAGATCATTATAGGAGGAAGAGGAAAGGAGTGTACTTTAGCTTGTCGTATATTGACCCTGAAAACCCAAATAACcatgttaaaattattgcATTAGACCTTAGGTACCACAGAGGCTGTATGTATAATTGTATTTGCCAACTATGTGGGCTAACATACATACAATCGAGGTTAATTATGTTACGAAGATTTTTCAATTATACCTTTGG GATTGGTTGTAAACATGACGCTGACGTGCTGGGAGAAGAGCAGTGGAAGTGGTTTGAATCGCAACTTGTAGACTCTGAAGCCAGGTCCCATGTAATAGTATCATCATTCCAAGTATTTACCCACCACCCAATGGGTGAAAGTTGGGGACATTTTCCAGTCTCTAAAAAGAGATTACTGGACTTGGTTGAAGCCACAAGACCACGAAAGCCGGTTTTCATATCCGGAGATGTTCATTTCGCCGAACTCTTCGAGAAATATGTACCACAA ggACTTGTTGAGTTCACATCTAGCAGTTTGACGCATAGTGTTATGACACACAATTATTTAGCTACGGTTTTGGCCTACCCCGTTTATCTCCGATTAAAGGAATACATTTACAGAAACAACAACTTCGGGGCTCTTGAGTTCAATTATAACCAACAAAATGGTAACTCAAGTTATAAAAAACtattttaa
- a CDS encoding ankyrin-repeat protein, putative (note;~Tap-24g11.q1c.C.cand.196 - score = 58.07), giving the protein MTEKSHRQPRKRDPEWTSHQPNKPSGVSSQPSNTFNFTEMFKSLQTSQDDKNVQVFEDQKLMSEIGKIFFTSMMQFSSIMNSRSSSNKNFAENNFKNKGKFASQNNNADFNGSGNGNHNSGDTVDKDVSLTSQYRKTKNKKSKLRQGGSVSGTNSSISQNTVNKDSVVDSCRTKSESNDSQHSQKCINKGKGSASTNTSKYKVKQNHDTKNENDAKEGDYTISTQRDQTEVNLSDFQDPTPSNEDEEKQKLNLNIYRFINNCVSVNRYSTSDTVIQNSTVEDNIYNFQTLNNVTNNNTDYSNSDVDVLSNTATEDVLLMRCFGGDLDSVMKLKDCDLEFVDQVGRSAIHYAASSGNLDLVKYLVSNGVYIDKKDVKGWTPLFIAVVKNHVEIVDLLLNYGADLSLTLRHRCAPTRLTDAHSQAIHFAAIKSNREITELLLKRGVDINEKDSQGITPLSYACYRANLEYVSFLLEQDANPKIQDVNGRTSFHSIALGGSLELAKIMHQKVGIHDTQDRWSLTPSKLAEIRGFKPLSEYLKKAGNETARFLGLPQTTNSDPDDSEDSMYQLLSSTIASALNEPNSDQIYRCLMRLGPDVVKTLFELTLKVEKSGGVTTSDGKRPKTPGGVFFTLLKQMHLNNYITKEDYDYIRAAEKERLKSVNNNSTVNANNKNYKTKSVNMNNTFNKVNNNRVNNTSFNRVNRVKKKDKKLRPVD; this is encoded by the coding sequence atgacTGAAAAAAGTCACCGACAGCCTCGGAAAAGAGACCCCGAATGGACATCGCATCAGCCAAACAAACCCAGCGGCGTTTCTTCCCAACCTAGCAATACATTCAACTTCACAGAAATGTTCAAATCACTCCAGACGTCACaagatgataaaaatgtCCAAGTGTTCGAGGACCAGAAGCTTATGTCCGAAATTGGgaaaattttcttcacaAGCATGATGCAGTTCAGCAGTATAATGAATTCAAGGAGTTCCTCCAACAAAAATTTCGcagaaaataattttaaaaacaaaGGCAAATTCGCAAGCCAAAATAATAATGCAGATTTTAACGGTTCCGGTAACGGAAACCATAACTCTGGCGATACAGTTGATAAGGATGTTAGTTTAACGAGTCAATATCGcaaaactaaaaataaaaagagTAAATTAAGACAAGGAGGATCAGTTTCAGGAACAAACAGTTCCATTTCTCAAAACACTGTTAATAAAGACAGTGTAGTTGATAGTTGCAGAACTAAAAGTGAAAGTAACGATTCACAACATAGTCAAAAGTGTATAAATAAAGGTAAAGGAAGTGCATCAACAAACACTTCAAAATACAAAGTAAAGCAAAACCACGATACAAAGAATGAAAATGACGCAAAGGAAGGAGATTATACAATATCAACACAAAGAGACCAAACAGAGGTAAATTTGTCAGATTTCCAGGACCCAACGCCTAGtaatgaagatgaagaaaagcaaaaattaaacttgAACATTTATCGGtttataaataactgtGTTTCTGTGAATAGATATTCAACTAGTGATACTGTAATCCAAAACTCTACAGTGGAAGATaacatatataatttcCAGACGTTAAACAACGTGACGAACAATAACACTGACTATTCAAATAGTGACGTGGATGTATTGAGTAATACAGCGACAGAAGATGTGCTGCTGATGCGTTGTTTTGGAGGAGATTTGGACAGTGTGATGAAGTTGAAGGACTGCGATTTGGAGTTTGTAGACCAGGTGGGCAGAAGCGCAATCCACTACGCCGCGAGTAGCGGCAACCTTGACCTTGTAAAGTACTTGGTGTCAAACGGAGTTTACATTGACAAGAAGGACGTAAAGGGATGGACCCCATTATTTATAGCAGTGGTAAAGAATCACGTGGAAATTGTGGACCTTCTGCTCAACTACGGAGCGGATTTATCCCTGACATTGAGGCACCGATGCGCACCAACAAGACTCACAGATGCCCACAGCCAAGCAATCCACTTTGCAGCAATAAAGAGTAATCGAGAAATCACGGAGTTATTACTGAAGAGGGGAGTTGATATTAACGAGAAAGACTCTCAAGGGATAACACCCTTGAGTTACGCATGCTATAGAGCAAATCTGGAATATGTATCGTTTTTGTTGGAACAGGACGCAAATCCAAAGATCCAGGACGTCAATGGAAGGACCAGTTTCCACTCGATAGCTTTAGGAGGAAGTCTTGAGTTGGCAAAGATTATGCACCAGAAGGTTGGAATACATGATACGCAAGATAGATGGTCTTTAACGCCTTCAAAGTTGGCAGAAATAAGAGGTTTTAAGCCGCTCTCAGAGTACTTGAAGAAGGCAGGAAATGAAACTGCGAGATTTCTGGGCCTACCGCAAACGACAAATTCTGATCCAGACGACTCTGAAGATTCAATGTACCAGCTCCTCTCATCTACAATTGCCAGTGCACTCAACGAACCAAACTCTGACCAGATATATAGATGCCTGATGCGCTTAGGGCCGGATGTAGTTAAGACTCTCTTTGAATTGACCCTAAAGGTTGAGAAGAGCGGCGGAGTAACAACGTCGGATGGGAAAAGACCCAAAACACCAGGAGGAGTTTTCTTCACACTCTTGAAACAGATGCACTTGAACAACTATATCACGAAGGAAGATTACGATTATATCAGAGCCGCTGAAAAGGAACGCCTAAAATCTGTCAATAATAACAGCACCGTCAACGcgaataataaaaattacaagaCCAAAAGTGTTAATATGAACAATACTTTCAACAAAGTCAACAACAATAGAGTTAATAACACAAGTTTCAACAGAGTTAACAGAGTTAAGAAAAAGGATAAAAAATTGCGACCTGTGGATTGA
- a CDS encoding uncharacterized protein (note;~Tap-24g11.q1c.C.cand.195 - score = 62.36) — MESSFEFSVEELLRRTQIYSVRKEDYRVKKLSFSKFHEISGDSNELIIRVTLPEFKDQQKNVSPGSYEGGYTIWESTWILLVFLDNIKESKPLSILELGSGIGVCGTFLGLKGHKVSFQDLNLNVIEKGLIPNIAMNESQVCNMNKNDKVRVNLKILYKDELKNLLLISTDFPNDKSTNTYEIVAGDWINLINDKTILESFKNKFDLIIASECIYRTENYDSIVKMVLSFMNESGKAFVATKRFYFGLSGGTFQFLQHIKESNIYNSYKLCGKIIKSVEPKNSANVIDIIEITKIPNVSI; from the exons ATGGAATCTAGCTTTGAGTTCAGCGTAGAGGAACTTCTACGAAGAACACAAATTTATTCGGTTAGAAAAGAAGATTACCGTGTGAAAAAATTATCCTTTTCCAAATTTCACGAAATTTCAGGGGATTCTAACGAGCTCATTATCAGAGTTACTTTACCTGAATTCAAGGATCAACAGAAAAAT gTTTCTCCCGGCTCCTATGAGGGTGGGTACACAATCTGGGAAAGTACCTGGATTCTTTTGGTATTCCTTGACAACATTAAGGAATCTAAACCGTTGTCAATATTAGAGTTGG GATCAGGAATTGGAGTCTGTGGAACATTTTTGGGGTTGAAAGGCCATAAAGTATCATTTcaagatttaaatttaaatgttattgAGAAGGGATTAATTCCTAACATTGCCATGAATGAATCCCAAGTGTGCAATATGAACAAAAATGACAAAGTTAGAGTTAATTTAaagattttatataaaGATGAACTCAAGAATTTGTTACTTATCTCAACAGATTTCCCTAACGATAAATCAACCAACACCTATGAAATTGTAGCGGGAGATTGGATCAATTTGATCAATgataaaacaattttagaaagtttcaaaaataaatttgatttaataatagcGTCAGAATGCATTTATCGCACTGAAAACTATGACTCGATAGTTAAAATGGTGTTGAGTTTTATGAACGAAAGTGGTAAAGCGTTTGTAGCAACAAAGAGGTTCTATTTTGGCCTATCCGGAGGAACATTCCAATTCTTACAACACATAAAGGAATCAAACATCTATAACAGTTACAAACTATGtggaaaaattattaaatcagTGGAACCAAAAAATAGCGCAAACGTAATTgatataatagaaataacAAAAATCCCAAATGTAAGTATTTAA